The proteins below are encoded in one region of Anaeromicrobium sediminis:
- a CDS encoding metal ABC transporter ATP-binding protein encodes MNQISIKDLSVYYDSICALDNINLTIKDREFLGIIGPNGGGKSTLIKVLLNLIKPSKGTVSLNEKSIGYVPQFRNFDKTFPISVMEVILMGKLPEKLRLFHKYNKKDKIKAENIMSKLNIIEFKNRQIGQLSGGQLQRVLIGRALMRDPDVLVLDEPTSSLDSKGRKNIYDMLKKLNKEKTIIMVSHDMNHIFNYADRVVHLSKTMDEEKIQRGDRHVL; translated from the coding sequence ATGAATCAAATAAGCATAAAAGATTTAAGCGTATATTATGATTCTATATGTGCTCTAGATAATATAAACCTGACTATTAAGGATAGAGAATTTTTAGGAATTATAGGCCCTAATGGAGGAGGAAAGAGTACTTTAATCAAAGTTCTATTAAATTTAATAAAACCTTCTAAGGGTACTGTTTCTTTGAATGAAAAATCTATTGGATATGTGCCTCAATTTAGAAACTTCGATAAGACCTTTCCCATAAGTGTGATGGAAGTAATATTAATGGGAAAATTACCTGAAAAATTGAGACTGTTTCACAAATATAATAAAAAAGATAAGATTAAAGCAGAAAATATAATGAGCAAATTAAATATAATAGAATTTAAAAATAGGCAAATAGGCCAATTATCAGGAGGCCAATTACAAAGGGTATTAATAGGCAGGGCCCTAATGAGAGACCCAGATGTATTGGTTTTAGATGAACCCACATCGAGTTTAGATAGTAAGGGAAGAAAGAATATATATGATATGTTAAAAAAGTTAAATAAAGAAAAAACCATTATAATGGTTAGCCATGATATGAATCACATATTTAATTATGCAGATAGGGTCGTTCACCTTAGTAAAACAATGGATGAAGAAAAAATTCAAAGAGGTGATAGACATGTTTTATGA
- a CDS encoding metal ABC transporter permease, which yields MKKKFKEVIDMFYDLFQYEFIENAIKGAFLASIVCGIIGTIIVEKSLVSMSGGITHASFGGIGLGYYLGIEPMIGALIFSTMASLGITAIKRSSNTKADTLIGMFWSLGMALGILFINLTPGYPPDMTSYLFGDILTISSQYINMMIVLTVIILGAIGSIFNHWKAYLFDEEFSKSLGINILNLEKLLYVLISFSIVILIKVVGIILVIALLTIPVATAKLLTYNLQKVMILSSIFGVIYSLSGLYISYEYNIPSGATIILVSIFAYILTNIGVKVIKNKELNFI from the coding sequence ATGAAGAAAAAATTCAAAGAGGTGATAGACATGTTTTATGATTTATTTCAATATGAGTTCATTGAAAATGCCATTAAGGGAGCTTTTTTAGCAAGTATTGTGTGCGGAATAATAGGTACTATCATAGTTGAGAAGAGTTTAGTGAGCATGAGTGGAGGTATAACTCATGCTTCCTTTGGAGGAATTGGCCTGGGATATTATCTAGGTATTGAGCCCATGATAGGAGCCCTCATATTTTCCACAATGGCATCTTTAGGGATAACGGCCATAAAAAGAAGTAGTAATACTAAAGCAGATACTTTAATAGGCATGTTCTGGTCATTAGGAATGGCCCTTGGAATATTATTTATTAACTTGACTCCAGGATACCCACCAGATATGACATCCTATTTATTTGGAGATATACTCACTATTTCTTCTCAATATATAAATATGATGATAGTCCTAACTGTTATTATATTAGGGGCTATTGGCAGTATATTTAATCACTGGAAGGCCTATTTGTTTGATGAAGAGTTTTCCAAATCCTTAGGGATTAATATTTTAAATCTGGAAAAATTATTATATGTATTAATATCGTTTAGTATAGTTATACTTATAAAGGTTGTAGGTATCATATTAGTTATAGCACTACTAACTATTCCAGTTGCTACAGCAAAATTACTTACTTATAATTTACAAAAAGTAATGATTTTATCAAGCATATTTGGAGTTATATATAGCCTTAGTGGGTTATATATATCCTATGAATATAATATTCCATCGGGAGCAACGATTATATTGGTATCAATATTTGCATATATACTTACAAATATTGGCGTGAAAGTAATAAAAAATAAAGAGCTGAATTTTATATAA
- the tadA gene encoding tRNA adenosine(34) deaminase TadA has translation MDEIYMEEALKEARKAASIGEVPIGAVIVKDNEIIGRGYNRREIDKDPTAHAEMIAIKEASKNLGGWRLIGCSMYVTVEPCPMCAGAIMLSRIDNLIIGTMDPKGGACGSIINIPEDERYNHITKVTRDVLKEECSNTMKEFFRNLRKNKKKI, from the coding sequence ATGGATGAAATTTATATGGAAGAAGCCTTAAAGGAAGCTAGGAAAGCAGCTTCAATAGGTGAAGTTCCTATTGGTGCGGTAATAGTAAAAGATAATGAAATAATAGGACGAGGATACAATAGAAGGGAAATAGACAAGGACCCAACTGCCCATGCAGAAATGATTGCCATAAAGGAGGCGTCTAAAAATTTAGGTGGATGGAGGCTGATAGGTTGTAGTATGTATGTGACAGTAGAACCTTGCCCCATGTGTGCAGGAGCCATCATGCTATCTAGAATAGATAATCTAATAATAGGAACTATGGATCCAAAGGGTGGAGCTTGTGGATCTATAATAAATATTCCTGAAGATGAAAGATATAATCATATAACAAAGGTAACGAGAGATGTACTTAAAGAAGAATGTTCAAATACCATGAAAGAATTTTTTAGGAATCTGAGGAAAAATAAAAAGAAGATATAA
- a CDS encoding pentapeptide repeat-containing protein, whose product MGEKKGKYKIVAPKIPKNLEEYISLDPNIQDEDLISMKVICDCEIENEMAEHVEFKQIIFRNVNFKEVSFKFIELTDIRFENCDLSNVDFYGAIIHRVELINCKIVGINLSESSLQNVKFENCNGRYSFFSFSKLKQVDFNNSLLQSTNFQNSNFAKVRFEECNLQQAQMSGTKLKGIDFSSCEIEGLGIRIEDLSGVEVSPMQAVSLSKLMGLIIKI is encoded by the coding sequence ATGGGTGAGAAAAAGGGAAAATATAAAATCGTAGCTCCTAAAATACCAAAGAATCTAGAAGAATACATATCATTAGATCCAAATATCCAAGATGAAGATCTTATATCTATGAAAGTGATTTGTGATTGTGAGATTGAAAATGAGATGGCAGAACATGTAGAGTTTAAACAAATCATATTTAGAAATGTTAATTTCAAAGAGGTATCATTTAAATTTATAGAATTAACAGATATTAGGTTTGAAAACTGTGATCTATCAAACGTAGATTTTTATGGAGCTATCATACATAGGGTGGAGTTAATAAACTGTAAGATTGTAGGTATTAATTTGAGTGAGTCATCCTTACAAAATGTAAAATTTGAGAATTGTAATGGACGTTATTCTTTTTTTTCATTTTCAAAATTAAAGCAAGTAGATTTTAATAATTCTCTTTTACAAAGTACTAATTTCCAAAATTCTAATTTTGCTAAGGTTAGATTTGAAGAATGTAATCTACAACAGGCTCAAATGTCAGGAACCAAATTAAAGGGAATTGATTTCAGTAGTTGTGAAATAGAAGGATTAGGAATAAGAATAGAAGATTTATCTGGAGTGGAAGTTTCTCCAATGCAAGCGGTATCACTTTCAAAATTAATGGGTCTTATTATTAAAATATAA